From the genome of Eublepharis macularius isolate TG4126 chromosome 12, MPM_Emac_v1.0, whole genome shotgun sequence, one region includes:
- the PGAP6 gene encoding post-GPI attachment to proteins factor 6 isoform X3, whose translation MFVLRVLEVSILEPSVPTWQIISRPAWPLHTKIFVPEYSTALKLEVQNCTTNISVACALRVMVGSATLPQSFQKVLNCTGEAACSLLLSSPPWEKWLRITVESLNGPSARVAFEMTASFTACKPGGASSFLNFYKSLNQSQDMQLPEGSLNATRYAAANASGQGNSCLYSQPVIREDLDVVSVVFRILGESSVPVQAHLPTLLLFNLNSGMDSGGTLVLNLLLNKTSWIPGNATVLACLSVASPVLNPNATWDCRTAFSQGYLLNVSVSSMEAALTVPYPESGSWFLSLQLACPKLTGECGKAKALVTVTTYLSPCFNDCGVYGQCSLLRRLGYLYAGCSCKAGWSGWSCTDGTKAQSVGAQTLAALLLTLSNLLFLPAIAVALYGCHLVEASVYIFTMFFSTFYHACDQPGVAVLCIMDYDTLQFCDFLGSVVSIWITILCMAQVKKILKYVLGVLGTLFIAMSLQLDRRGIWNMMGPCLFALVIMISTWVYRGVKRHHCYPPSWKRWAFFLFPGISLALIAIAIYAFMETNENYYYTHSIWHVLVASSVAFLLPPGDKHKKLWAWSRKLLCGYQICKNDREELYAVT comes from the exons ATGTTTGTGCTACGCGTCCTTGAGGTGTCCATCCTGGAGCCCAGTGTTCCCACCTGGCAGATCATCTCCAGGCCAGCTTGGCCTCTTCACACCAA GATCTTTGTCCCTGAATATAGCACTGCACTAAAGCTCGAGGTGCAAAACTGCACGACGAACATTTCTGTGGCCTGTGCTCTGCGTGTCATGGTGGGTTCTGCCACCCTGCCGCAGTCCTTCCAGAAGGTACTCAACTGCacaggggaagcagcctgcagcCTCCTCCTGTCCTCACCACCATGGGAAAAGTGGCTACGGATCACAGTGGAAAGCCTCAATGGGCCCAGTGCCAGGGTTGCCTTTGAGATGACAGCCTCCTTTACAG CATGCAAGCCAGGAGGGGCCAGCTCTTTCCTTAACTTCTACAAGAGTTTGAACCAAAGCCAGGATATGCAGCTTCCAGAAGGCAGTCTGAATGCCACGAGATATGCGGCAGCTAATGCTTCTGGTCAAGGAAACTCTTGCCTGTACAGCCAGCCAGTCATCCGGGAAGACCTGGATGTTGTGTCTGTGGTGTTCCGGATCCTTGGGGAGTCCAGTGTGCCTGTCCAGGCTCATTTGCCCACCCTGCTCCTTTTCAACCTGAATTCAGGCATGGACAGTGGAGGGACACTTGTACTGAACCTGCTGCTTAACAAG ACCTCCTGGATTCCTGGAAATGCCACTGTGTTGGCTTGCTTGAGTGTTGCCTCCCCTGTGCTGAACCCAAATGCCACATGGGACTGCAGGACAG CATTCTCCCAAGGCTATCTGTTGAATGTGTCGGTGTCCTCTATGGAAGCTGCACTCACCGTTCCCTACCCTGAATCTGGTAGCTGGTTCCTGTCCTTGCAGCTTGCCTGCCCGAAGCTCACAGG GGAATGTGGGAAAGCCAAAGCCCTGGTGACCGTTACCACCTACCTCAGCCCCTGCTTCAACGACTGTGGGGTGTATGGACAGTGCAGCCTCTTGCGACGCCTTGGCTACCTCTATGCTGGGTGCAGCTGTAAGGCTG GTTGGAGTGGGTGGAGCTGCACAGATGGCACAAAAGCCCAGTCTGTTGGCGCCCAGACATTGGCAGCCCTCTTGCTGACACTCAGCAACTTGCTCTTCCTGCCTGCCATTGCTGTTGCACTGTATGGCTGCCATTTGGTTGAGGCCTCTGTTTATATTTTCACCATGTTCTTCTCCACG TTCTACCATGCCTGTGACCAGCCCGGGGTGGCAGTACTTTGCATCATGGATTATGACACGCTGCAGTTCTGTGACTTCCTGGGTTCCGTGGTCTCCATTTGGATCACAATTCTGTGCATGGCCCAAGTAAAGAAAATCCTGAAATAC GTCCTTGGTGTGCTGGGGACCCTCTTCATTGCCATGTCTCTGCAGCTGGATCGGAGAGGGATTTGGAACATGATGGGCCCCTGTCTCTTTGCCCTGGTCATCATGATCTCAACTTGG GTTTATCGTGGTGTGAAGCGCCATCATTGTTACCCCCCATCCTGGAAGCGCTGggccttcttcctctttcctgggATCAGCCTGGCCCTCATTGCTATAGCTATCTATGCATTTATGGAAACCAATGAGAACTACTATTACACCCATAGCATTTGGCACGTCCTTGTGGCTAGTAGCGTggctttcctcctccccccaggAGACAAACACAAGAAGCTGTGGGCATGGTCACGCAAGCTCCTCTGTGGCTACCAGATCTGCAAAAATGACCGGGAAGAGCTCTATGCAGTGACGTGA
- the PGAP6 gene encoding post-GPI attachment to proteins factor 6 isoform X1 — protein MARAVPGFPPFLLLLLVLQSPPPFAALPGENGKWSGASDDLTYVSEYFSQSAQKLSFYSWYGNVKLFRFRVPEDTVLLRWLLQASKGSGPECGSTQVTIHFRYGAPPVINPLGTQFPSNTSLPGSFNQTLTLAAALQNSTFVNLTSPAAGDWFIAAHLPEANGKIEVKGFSVPCTYTFQPDMFVLRVLEVSILEPSVPTWQIISRPAWPLHTKIFVPEYSTALKLEVQNCTTNISVACALRVMVGSATLPQSFQKVLNCTGEAACSLLLSSPPWEKWLRITVESLNGPSARVAFEMTASFTACKPGGASSFLNFYKSLNQSQDMQLPEGSLNATRYAAANASGQGNSCLYSQPVIREDLDVVSVVFRILGESSVPVQAHLPTLLLFNLNSGMDSGGTLVLNLLLNKTSWIPGNATVLACLSVASPVLNPNATWDCRTAFSQGYLLNVSVSSMEAALTVPYPESGSWFLSLQLACPKLTGECGKAKALVTVTTYLSPCFNDCGVYGQCSLLRRLGYLYAGCSCKAGWSGWSCTDGTKAQSVGAQTLAALLLTLSNLLFLPAIAVALYGCHLVEASVYIFTMFFSTFYHACDQPGVAVLCIMDYDTLQFCDFLGSVVSIWITILCMAQVKKILKYVLGVLGTLFIAMSLQLDRRGIWNMMGPCLFALVIMISTWVYRGVKRHHCYPPSWKRWAFFLFPGISLALIAIAIYAFMETNENYYYTHSIWHVLVASSVAFLLPPGDKHKKLWAWSRKLLCGYQICKNDREELYAVT, from the exons atGGCCCGGGCAGTGCCGGgcttcccccccttcctcctgctgctgttGGTCCTGCAGTCACCGCCCCCCTTCGCCGCCTTGCCCGGCGAGAACGGAAAGTGGAGCGGTGCGTCCGACG ATCTGACCTATGTCTCTGAGTATTTCTCCCAGAGTGCTCAGAAGCTTTCATTCTACAGTTGGTATGGAAATGTCAAACTCTTCCGCTTCCGTGTGCCAGAGGACACGGTCTTGCTGCGTTGGCTCCTGCAGGCATCCAAGGGAAGTGGCCCAGAGTGTGGCAGTACACAGGTGACCAT CCACTTCCGTTATGGGGCTCCTCCCGTCATCAACCCTCTGGGCACACAATTTCCCTCCAACACCAGCCTGCCTGGCTCCTTCAACCAGACCTTGACTCTGGCTGCTGCTTTGCAGAACAGCACGTTTGTCAACctcaccagccctgcagcaggtGACTGGTTCATTGCTGCACACCTTCCTGAGGCGAATGGCAAGATTGAAGTGAAG GGCTTCTCCGTGCCGTGCACCTACACTTTCCAGCCTGACATGTTTGTGCTACGCGTCCTTGAGGTGTCCATCCTGGAGCCCAGTGTTCCCACCTGGCAGATCATCTCCAGGCCAGCTTGGCCTCTTCACACCAA GATCTTTGTCCCTGAATATAGCACTGCACTAAAGCTCGAGGTGCAAAACTGCACGACGAACATTTCTGTGGCCTGTGCTCTGCGTGTCATGGTGGGTTCTGCCACCCTGCCGCAGTCCTTCCAGAAGGTACTCAACTGCacaggggaagcagcctgcagcCTCCTCCTGTCCTCACCACCATGGGAAAAGTGGCTACGGATCACAGTGGAAAGCCTCAATGGGCCCAGTGCCAGGGTTGCCTTTGAGATGACAGCCTCCTTTACAG CATGCAAGCCAGGAGGGGCCAGCTCTTTCCTTAACTTCTACAAGAGTTTGAACCAAAGCCAGGATATGCAGCTTCCAGAAGGCAGTCTGAATGCCACGAGATATGCGGCAGCTAATGCTTCTGGTCAAGGAAACTCTTGCCTGTACAGCCAGCCAGTCATCCGGGAAGACCTGGATGTTGTGTCTGTGGTGTTCCGGATCCTTGGGGAGTCCAGTGTGCCTGTCCAGGCTCATTTGCCCACCCTGCTCCTTTTCAACCTGAATTCAGGCATGGACAGTGGAGGGACACTTGTACTGAACCTGCTGCTTAACAAG ACCTCCTGGATTCCTGGAAATGCCACTGTGTTGGCTTGCTTGAGTGTTGCCTCCCCTGTGCTGAACCCAAATGCCACATGGGACTGCAGGACAG CATTCTCCCAAGGCTATCTGTTGAATGTGTCGGTGTCCTCTATGGAAGCTGCACTCACCGTTCCCTACCCTGAATCTGGTAGCTGGTTCCTGTCCTTGCAGCTTGCCTGCCCGAAGCTCACAGG GGAATGTGGGAAAGCCAAAGCCCTGGTGACCGTTACCACCTACCTCAGCCCCTGCTTCAACGACTGTGGGGTGTATGGACAGTGCAGCCTCTTGCGACGCCTTGGCTACCTCTATGCTGGGTGCAGCTGTAAGGCTG GTTGGAGTGGGTGGAGCTGCACAGATGGCACAAAAGCCCAGTCTGTTGGCGCCCAGACATTGGCAGCCCTCTTGCTGACACTCAGCAACTTGCTCTTCCTGCCTGCCATTGCTGTTGCACTGTATGGCTGCCATTTGGTTGAGGCCTCTGTTTATATTTTCACCATGTTCTTCTCCACG TTCTACCATGCCTGTGACCAGCCCGGGGTGGCAGTACTTTGCATCATGGATTATGACACGCTGCAGTTCTGTGACTTCCTGGGTTCCGTGGTCTCCATTTGGATCACAATTCTGTGCATGGCCCAAGTAAAGAAAATCCTGAAATAC GTCCTTGGTGTGCTGGGGACCCTCTTCATTGCCATGTCTCTGCAGCTGGATCGGAGAGGGATTTGGAACATGATGGGCCCCTGTCTCTTTGCCCTGGTCATCATGATCTCAACTTGG GTTTATCGTGGTGTGAAGCGCCATCATTGTTACCCCCCATCCTGGAAGCGCTGggccttcttcctctttcctgggATCAGCCTGGCCCTCATTGCTATAGCTATCTATGCATTTATGGAAACCAATGAGAACTACTATTACACCCATAGCATTTGGCACGTCCTTGTGGCTAGTAGCGTggctttcctcctccccccaggAGACAAACACAAGAAGCTGTGGGCATGGTCACGCAAGCTCCTCTGTGGCTACCAGATCTGCAAAAATGACCGGGAAGAGCTCTATGCAGTGACGTGA
- the MRPL28 gene encoding 39S ribosomal protein L28, mitochondrial, with the protein MPLLRVPPRLWETLRLQRGIYARLPEHYLRALREDAAAPPPAAHWRPSAIPRVLDPATGRRQRVQDVPIPVYYPRESQEGLWGGEGWVMGFRYANNNKLSPRVKKIWKPQLFYRELYSEILDKRITVTVTMRTLDLIDAAFGFDFYILKTPKAELCSKLGMDLKRTMLLRLARRDPALHPDDPAKREAIYEKYKEFVIPEEEAEWVGLSLEEAVEKQRLREKKDPIPLFKVYVEELVQQLQEQKLSESAKEQKS; encoded by the exons ATGCCGCTGCTCCGGGTCCCGCCGCGGCTGTGGGAGACGCTGCGGTTGCAGCGCGGCATCTACGCCCGTCTGCCCGAGCACTACCTGCGCGCGCTCCGCGAAGACGCCGccgccccgccgcccgccgcgcACTGGAGGCCCAGCGCGATCCCGCGCGTCCTCGACCCGGCCACCGGGCGGCGCCAGCGCGTGCAGGACGTCCCCATTCCCGTGTACTACCCCCGCGAGAGCCAGGAGGGCCTGTGGGGCGGGGAGGGCTGGGTGATGGGCTTCCGGTACGCCAACAACAACAAG CTCTCACCCCGTGTGAAGAAGATTTGGAAGCCACAGCTCTTCTATCGGGAGCTGTACAGCGAGATCCTGGACAAACGGATCACCGTCACCGTCACCATGCGGACACTGGACCTGATTGATGCTGCCTTTGGCTTTGACTTTTACATCCTGAAG ACTCCCAAGGCAGAGCTGTGTTCCAAACTGGGCATGGATTTGAAACGCACCATGCTGTTAAGACTGGCTCGCAGAGATCCTGCTCTCCATCCAGATGACCCTGCAAAGAGAGAGGCAATTTATGAGAAATACAAG GAGTTTGTCATcccagaggaggaggcagaatgGGTTGGGCTGAGTTTGGAAGAAGCCGTAGAAAAGCAGCGGCTCCGAGAGAAGAAG GACCCAATTCCCCTTTTCAAAGTCTATGTAGAAGAACTGGTGCAGCAGCTCCAAGAGCAGAAACTATCTGAATCAGCCAAAGAGCAAAAATCCTGA
- the PGAP6 gene encoding post-GPI attachment to proteins factor 6 isoform X2, whose product MARAVPGFPPFLLLLLVLQSPPPFAALPGENGKWSGASDDLTYVSEYFSQSAQKLSFYSWYGNVKLFRFRVPEDTVLLRWLLQASKGSGPECGSTQVTIHFRYGAPPVINPLGTQFPSNTSLPGSFNQTLTLAAALQNSTFVNLTSPAAGDWFIAAHLPEANGKIEVKGFSVPCTYTFQPDMFVLRVLEVSILEPSVPTWQIISRPAWPLHTKIFVPEYSTALKLEVQNCTTNISVACALRVMVGSATLPQSFQKVLNCTGEAACSLLLSSPPWEKWLRITVESLNGPSARVAFEMTASFTACKPGGASSFLNFYKSLNQSQDMQLPEGSLNATRYAAANASGQGNSCLYSQPVIREDLDVVSVVFRILGESSVPVQAHLPTLLLFNLNSGMDSGGTLVLNLLLNKTSWIPGNATVLACLSVASPVLNPNATWDCRTAFSQGYLLNVSVSSMEAALTVPYPESGSWFLSLQLACPKLTGECGKAKALVTVTTYLSPCFNDCGVYGQCSLLRRLGYLYAGCSCKAGWSGWSCTDGTKAQSVGAQTLAALLLTLSNLLFLPAIAVALYGCHLVEASVYIFTMFFSTFYHACDQPGVAVLCIMDYDTLQFCDFLGSVVSIWITILCMAQVLGVLGTLFIAMSLQLDRRGIWNMMGPCLFALVIMISTWVYRGVKRHHCYPPSWKRWAFFLFPGISLALIAIAIYAFMETNENYYYTHSIWHVLVASSVAFLLPPGDKHKKLWAWSRKLLCGYQICKNDREELYAVT is encoded by the exons atGGCCCGGGCAGTGCCGGgcttcccccccttcctcctgctgctgttGGTCCTGCAGTCACCGCCCCCCTTCGCCGCCTTGCCCGGCGAGAACGGAAAGTGGAGCGGTGCGTCCGACG ATCTGACCTATGTCTCTGAGTATTTCTCCCAGAGTGCTCAGAAGCTTTCATTCTACAGTTGGTATGGAAATGTCAAACTCTTCCGCTTCCGTGTGCCAGAGGACACGGTCTTGCTGCGTTGGCTCCTGCAGGCATCCAAGGGAAGTGGCCCAGAGTGTGGCAGTACACAGGTGACCAT CCACTTCCGTTATGGGGCTCCTCCCGTCATCAACCCTCTGGGCACACAATTTCCCTCCAACACCAGCCTGCCTGGCTCCTTCAACCAGACCTTGACTCTGGCTGCTGCTTTGCAGAACAGCACGTTTGTCAACctcaccagccctgcagcaggtGACTGGTTCATTGCTGCACACCTTCCTGAGGCGAATGGCAAGATTGAAGTGAAG GGCTTCTCCGTGCCGTGCACCTACACTTTCCAGCCTGACATGTTTGTGCTACGCGTCCTTGAGGTGTCCATCCTGGAGCCCAGTGTTCCCACCTGGCAGATCATCTCCAGGCCAGCTTGGCCTCTTCACACCAA GATCTTTGTCCCTGAATATAGCACTGCACTAAAGCTCGAGGTGCAAAACTGCACGACGAACATTTCTGTGGCCTGTGCTCTGCGTGTCATGGTGGGTTCTGCCACCCTGCCGCAGTCCTTCCAGAAGGTACTCAACTGCacaggggaagcagcctgcagcCTCCTCCTGTCCTCACCACCATGGGAAAAGTGGCTACGGATCACAGTGGAAAGCCTCAATGGGCCCAGTGCCAGGGTTGCCTTTGAGATGACAGCCTCCTTTACAG CATGCAAGCCAGGAGGGGCCAGCTCTTTCCTTAACTTCTACAAGAGTTTGAACCAAAGCCAGGATATGCAGCTTCCAGAAGGCAGTCTGAATGCCACGAGATATGCGGCAGCTAATGCTTCTGGTCAAGGAAACTCTTGCCTGTACAGCCAGCCAGTCATCCGGGAAGACCTGGATGTTGTGTCTGTGGTGTTCCGGATCCTTGGGGAGTCCAGTGTGCCTGTCCAGGCTCATTTGCCCACCCTGCTCCTTTTCAACCTGAATTCAGGCATGGACAGTGGAGGGACACTTGTACTGAACCTGCTGCTTAACAAG ACCTCCTGGATTCCTGGAAATGCCACTGTGTTGGCTTGCTTGAGTGTTGCCTCCCCTGTGCTGAACCCAAATGCCACATGGGACTGCAGGACAG CATTCTCCCAAGGCTATCTGTTGAATGTGTCGGTGTCCTCTATGGAAGCTGCACTCACCGTTCCCTACCCTGAATCTGGTAGCTGGTTCCTGTCCTTGCAGCTTGCCTGCCCGAAGCTCACAGG GGAATGTGGGAAAGCCAAAGCCCTGGTGACCGTTACCACCTACCTCAGCCCCTGCTTCAACGACTGTGGGGTGTATGGACAGTGCAGCCTCTTGCGACGCCTTGGCTACCTCTATGCTGGGTGCAGCTGTAAGGCTG GTTGGAGTGGGTGGAGCTGCACAGATGGCACAAAAGCCCAGTCTGTTGGCGCCCAGACATTGGCAGCCCTCTTGCTGACACTCAGCAACTTGCTCTTCCTGCCTGCCATTGCTGTTGCACTGTATGGCTGCCATTTGGTTGAGGCCTCTGTTTATATTTTCACCATGTTCTTCTCCACG TTCTACCATGCCTGTGACCAGCCCGGGGTGGCAGTACTTTGCATCATGGATTATGACACGCTGCAGTTCTGTGACTTCCTGGGTTCCGTGGTCTCCATTTGGATCACAATTCTGTGCATGGCCCAA GTCCTTGGTGTGCTGGGGACCCTCTTCATTGCCATGTCTCTGCAGCTGGATCGGAGAGGGATTTGGAACATGATGGGCCCCTGTCTCTTTGCCCTGGTCATCATGATCTCAACTTGG GTTTATCGTGGTGTGAAGCGCCATCATTGTTACCCCCCATCCTGGAAGCGCTGggccttcttcctctttcctgggATCAGCCTGGCCCTCATTGCTATAGCTATCTATGCATTTATGGAAACCAATGAGAACTACTATTACACCCATAGCATTTGGCACGTCCTTGTGGCTAGTAGCGTggctttcctcctccccccaggAGACAAACACAAGAAGCTGTGGGCATGGTCACGCAAGCTCCTCTGTGGCTACCAGATCTGCAAAAATGACCGGGAAGAGCTCTATGCAGTGACGTGA